Proteins from a genomic interval of Piscinibacter sp. HJYY11:
- a CDS encoding filamentous haemagglutinin family protein, which yields MKKTRSFRVRPTAVHRRQPWHQSASSLMVLAGLGVLSFSLPNEALAQRAIAPNTLPVLRGVVSDRITVTPSTPAPGRAQLTIDQASLRGVIDWRSFDIGSSAEVLFRHQMGSQSSTLNRIYDARPSVIQGRLTSEGATAGSRGGQIILVNQNGILFGAGAQVNTQSLIASTLNISNQRFLSGALAGATPAFEGRYDDQGNTLPGGPTGSIVLTGAADGRAAPVLQAGQGGSIMIFAPSIDNQGGVIRAPDGQVVLAAGSKAYLAINPNESDTTLRGYVVEVEVPADGNVTSLIRNAGDVSADRGNVTLAALAVNQEGRITANTALQANGSIYLKAHTKNKAQSGSVRFQAGSVTEVTPDRNDTSTAPESQGYAPTASSPTEFRGVIDVQGRTIENHGTVRAAGGVIKLDASSSQGAEGARVYLAQGSQTSVAGTWSDVDFSKNLVTFTVTSNELKNSPDQKTGVLRGTEVTVDLRQDNGILDLSGYRGLVARTVAEKAAVGGDLLISSSGSVIQREGATLDASGGGYRYNGGMVGTTRLLGADGKVYDIGNAPQGLRYTQVLDTYRVTDPRWGQTVSYSNPLGMVRTYQPGYVEGKSGGAVTISAQSGVVLDGTLRGGVTVGARQARNAPRGATLRIGDYSSSHRLINERQNIGSITLTQHASDSLGAAFHVGSELSGGQRRGFTLGADQVFGASTQTADGRVESGFGAVELNSNGRILMGEGVSLRSDPGAELTLRAQAIDIAGNIRLAGGKLVLHAAEAAAPLAEVADNTSHNITVRSGATLATAGEWLNASSSDGRVPPLVPTGRAAANGTAVSTLNGGSITLEMDKSIYHSTLERGSVLDVSGGASLSASQRVTAGDGGKLTIANGSVGQTNPDWMQAELRGFSLGKGGELNLKLGEALIVPEGTTGTVPAATTRLDAGLFADHGFSKVGIEAAGGITITAGTTIEAVQHNRVLDTASARRLATGGDLASVASVQRLPDGQRGSMTVSLNARGDAPGPTAGELSVGAGASVTTDPKGEIALTARHALEVDGRLGAAGGKISLTVSGPDSQGALATGRLHLGAQADVSVRGTFVATPNERGLVQGTLHDGGTITLEARRAGVQVDAGARLDVGGVSQVVDLAQPGRTPTFVKQTIEGHAGTLVVKSQGATVLDGTLLGHGGSNAAAGGSFALELTRPDRQAEMPAERRIVVTPGNGPVQPADVDTADARVDVRALTAGGFDKLRLQSENRIEFQQSVNVDFKRGVRLDAPQVELADGARVIVTGSTVSLGQSMGPRVAEELDGVDEYNLKPLGVSPAVTTRSGTGELMVRGGMVNVYGDLTVNGAQRTRIESDGDVQLVGRSVSFESGTAGGQAVTRQVGSLTTAGNVEIQASQIYPATRTEFGIAVKDTATGTPVADGRITISGNGRTAGDVYSAGGQLTLQAQDIHQGGTVKAPLGQIAMNAGRSLTLSTGSTTSVSGNGLTVLYGGTDSGTQWRYDDGSGNQTLTSVTDQGKTMTLNAPMLDVQAGATVNLSGGGDVRAVEFVKGNGGDNDITTAANTYAIIPASQLQAMPYDRHTLAVSDPGLGFSLANGRDGVRFDSIVIERGAGIPAGEYVLLSARYALLPNAYLVELQTGSAYRNLQSQQDLRMLNGDKVITARRSASGSDLQESQTIGVVIRPGLAAAQRASDYNLTGAGFFADAAERERMAAPPSPWDAGRLLIDNASDVRLRGSFNTAAGNSPANTAGRVADIDISANRIAVVDQVSSATEWQGYLQLEGQQLSGLNGNVLLGGKRTHTDAGQKITASAVDSQVVVANSRDGAVNLREITLVAGDSIDVRVGSVLNAAGTPAQSPGVITADASGALLRLSSGEQARLDRGEASAARGSVRIAEGATLTSSKSMLIDATQSTESSGTLRVGGDNGAGGALSLSSGQVTLGDVAPGAVTSGLVLSTGQLANYRALDELVLRGYGAIDLVGATTLGSSDLKSLTLDTPLLRGRVGAQGEAAQATLSARTLTLANNSEAVAPAQTGAGTLNATADRLVLADGAKGLGGFGDVALTARDTIALEGRGGLDSAARTTLQAPRVLVAGGAQQRVSAVDARLALSAGSGTAAVPTNETELGGRLALEGRHVDVATTVQARSGQIDVWAAGGTITLAQGALLDARGQAKDFNGTIVTADGGGVSLNAAQVDLQAGARLDVSAAAQGGGAGRLAIKTDTVNLTGDLAGRAAAGARSGSVSLDLGALGATTFSAVNDRLNAGGFAEERQLRLRTGDLDVAAGDHVAARRVTLSADTGRIDVSGTVGTGAAQGGAQINLFAHGGISLGAGSQLRAGASEAGARGGEVRVATSGGALVFDRDAVIDVSAGQSGSAGSVNFGVSRDDQNLVGSATLQGTVRRRGGSTAASVDLEATRVYNVAGDVTSSDIDRFAQDHQNFITGTTQAPVAGLRDESGAVSDARVLGATELRSARSDTSSGDITLGSNWNLRDERWLADGRPGTLTVRAEGNLTVSASVGSVDDNIIAGDTWSLRLAGGADLSAANPLAVRPLNALPADNGSLLLSGANAKLRTGTGRIALAAGRDIRIDNVDATIYTAGRTGVDDATSRWSVDGGSITLLAGGSITGASQQGSLWVNDWLRKRRMTQLAFQGREATDTLPGVEPAPNTDWWTYRARFRQAVGTLGGGDVSITAGGDMRHLDVMLPTSGRSSLEGGSLSVDVQGGGHLDVKVAGDIVSGAFLIGRGTGRLEAGGDIRPHHVTSDEGATVDRNPIQLNLMGVSSGAVPELASIDLVAGGSISLQGVFNPTSQAMTGRVTGEAPASDPSFANAGNFHSFFTYSANSFAGLTSKGGDIGYAYGATGATWRKAGQASPFTDATVGAYPASLSFTAFDGDINGPDQTAALTTYPSRSARVALLAGGTLRNVSLYGSDLDPALLPTATTGYARQRATAISSGELRAPGTGSRIVSRDPVGPYVFELQALEGDVLANAEDTITLTAAGRVIAGRDLVSAGFNLQNLNDSDVSVVRAVGGDIRAVTGLQIGGPGRLVLQAGRNIDLGPAVVPGGGTNDGLGGVVATGNTFNPNLAAAGSARVTLVAGVSGNVDLAKMDQAYAEIKALNKASSDIMDLYQQLLTEPDVRKILDATSVSQLARQDAVYARFAELDGLAPRAFAAYQQALRAGSLPLSSADGASVARLYGLLNQEGDLSRLREAGSVAALAERPGGQAYREFVGLEQRFGVVFTDYLRRRGEGALPTSVTPMVFSHALAHVVSDVVPASPAGATGSIYGYQTSIQTYAGSGIDLWAPNGGAVVGLQTPSEGRAIGVLTNAGGAIQSVVAGDFNINQGKVITAQGGDILLFSSQGSIDAGRGARTSVTTPPPRREVINDSAGNPIGVKLVVSNAAAGSGIQTLTSDPDGLGPLPSPKAGDVYLFAPAGTIDAGEAGIRSSGNITVVAPRVDNGDNISAKGDRQGVPQAATGSQAASIASAGGTGDGGAKAVQEAAKNAAEAARAATGAGVPKPSILTVEVLGFGDKNCKETERDCFAK from the coding sequence ATGAAGAAGACCCGCTCGTTCCGTGTCCGCCCGACCGCCGTCCACCGCCGCCAGCCCTGGCACCAAAGTGCCAGCAGCCTGATGGTGCTTGCAGGCCTGGGGGTGCTGAGCTTCTCGCTGCCGAACGAGGCTCTCGCGCAGCGGGCGATCGCACCCAACACACTGCCGGTCTTGCGCGGCGTGGTGTCTGACCGCATCACGGTCACGCCCTCCACACCCGCACCCGGCCGCGCGCAGTTGACGATCGACCAGGCCTCGCTGCGCGGTGTCATCGACTGGCGTTCCTTCGACATCGGCAGCAGCGCCGAGGTGCTGTTCCGCCACCAGATGGGCAGCCAGTCTTCCACGCTGAACCGCATCTATGACGCACGGCCAAGCGTCATCCAGGGCCGGCTCACGAGCGAAGGCGCGACCGCCGGCAGCCGCGGCGGGCAGATCATCCTCGTCAACCAGAACGGCATCCTGTTTGGCGCCGGTGCACAGGTGAACACGCAGTCGCTGATCGCCTCAACGCTCAACATCAGCAACCAGCGTTTCCTGTCCGGCGCGCTGGCCGGCGCCACGCCCGCCTTCGAGGGCCGCTATGACGACCAGGGCAACACGCTTCCTGGTGGGCCCACCGGCAGCATCGTGCTGACCGGAGCCGCTGACGGCCGGGCCGCGCCTGTGCTGCAGGCTGGGCAAGGTGGCTCGATCATGATCTTCGCGCCGAGCATCGACAACCAGGGCGGTGTGATCCGCGCCCCGGATGGCCAGGTCGTCCTGGCCGCGGGCAGCAAGGCCTACCTTGCCATCAACCCGAACGAGAGCGACACCACGCTGCGCGGCTACGTGGTCGAAGTGGAGGTGCCGGCCGACGGCAACGTGACGAGCCTGATCCGCAATGCTGGCGACGTCAGCGCCGACCGCGGCAACGTGACGCTGGCCGCCCTGGCGGTGAACCAAGAAGGCCGCATCACCGCCAACACGGCGCTACAGGCCAACGGCTCGATCTACTTGAAGGCCCACACGAAGAACAAGGCCCAGTCGGGCAGCGTCCGCTTCCAGGCAGGCAGCGTCACTGAAGTGACGCCCGACCGCAACGACACGAGTACCGCCCCCGAGAGCCAGGGCTATGCGCCCACGGCGAGCAGCCCTACCGAATTCCGCGGCGTGATCGATGTGCAGGGCCGAACGATCGAGAACCACGGCACCGTGCGTGCCGCGGGCGGTGTGATCAAGCTCGATGCGTCCAGCAGCCAGGGTGCCGAGGGCGCGCGCGTCTACCTCGCTCAGGGCAGCCAGACCAGCGTGGCGGGCACCTGGTCCGATGTCGACTTCAGCAAGAACCTGGTCACCTTCACCGTCACGTCCAACGAGCTGAAGAACTCGCCCGACCAGAAGACCGGGGTGCTGCGGGGCACCGAGGTGACGGTCGACCTGCGGCAGGACAACGGCATCCTCGACCTCAGCGGCTACCGCGGCCTGGTGGCGCGCACCGTGGCCGAGAAGGCGGCGGTGGGCGGTGATCTGCTGATCAGCTCCAGCGGCTCGGTGATCCAGCGCGAGGGCGCCACGCTCGACGCGTCCGGTGGCGGCTACCGCTACAACGGCGGCATGGTCGGCACGACGCGCCTGCTGGGCGCCGACGGAAAGGTCTACGACATCGGCAACGCGCCGCAGGGCCTGCGCTATACGCAGGTGCTCGACACCTACAGGGTGACCGACCCGCGCTGGGGCCAGACGGTCAGCTACAGCAACCCGCTCGGCATGGTGCGGACCTACCAGCCCGGGTACGTCGAAGGGAAGTCGGGCGGCGCGGTGACCATCAGCGCGCAGTCGGGCGTGGTCCTCGACGGCACGCTCCGGGGCGGCGTGACCGTGGGGGCGCGCCAGGCCCGCAATGCGCCTCGCGGGGCGACGCTGCGCATCGGCGACTACAGCAGCTCGCACAGGCTCATCAATGAACGACAGAACATCGGCAGCATCACGCTGACGCAGCATGCCAGCGACAGCCTGGGTGCGGCGTTTCACGTGGGCAGCGAACTGAGCGGTGGCCAACGCCGAGGCTTCACGCTGGGCGCCGACCAGGTGTTCGGCGCTTCCACGCAGACGGCCGACGGGCGCGTGGAATCCGGCTTCGGTGCGGTGGAGCTGAATTCCAATGGCCGCATCTTGATGGGTGAGGGCGTCTCGCTGCGCTCCGACCCGGGCGCCGAGTTGACGCTGCGCGCGCAGGCGATCGACATCGCCGGCAACATCCGCCTCGCGGGCGGCAAGCTCGTGTTGCACGCTGCAGAGGCGGCCGCTCCTTTGGCCGAAGTGGCCGACAACACCAGCCACAACATCACCGTGCGTAGCGGGGCCACGCTAGCGACGGCGGGTGAATGGCTCAACGCCTCGAGCTCCGACGGTCGCGTGCCGCCGCTTGTGCCCACCGGGCGCGCCGCCGCGAATGGCACGGCCGTGTCGACGCTCAATGGCGGCAGCATCACGCTGGAGATGGACAAGAGCATTTACCACTCCACGCTCGAGCGAGGCTCGGTGCTCGACGTGAGCGGCGGTGCCTCGCTCTCGGCCAGCCAGCGCGTCACAGCGGGCGACGGTGGCAAGCTCACCATCGCCAACGGCTCTGTGGGCCAGACCAACCCCGACTGGATGCAGGCGGAGCTGCGCGGCTTCTCGCTCGGCAAGGGCGGCGAGCTGAACCTCAAGCTTGGCGAAGCCTTGATCGTGCCCGAGGGCACCACCGGCACGGTGCCCGCAGCCACCACGCGCCTGGATGCTGGCCTGTTCGCCGACCACGGCTTCTCCAAGGTGGGCATCGAGGCGGCTGGCGGCATCACCATCACCGCCGGCACCACCATCGAGGCGGTGCAGCACAACCGTGTGCTCGACACCGCATCGGCGCGTCGCCTGGCCACCGGCGGCGACCTCGCCAGCGTGGCGAGCGTGCAGCGGCTCCCCGACGGGCAGCGCGGCAGCATGACCGTCAGCCTCAACGCGCGCGGAGACGCGCCGGGCCCGACGGCCGGCGAGCTGAGCGTCGGCGCGGGGGCGTCCGTCACCACCGACCCGAAGGGCGAGATCGCGCTCACCGCCCGCCACGCACTCGAGGTCGACGGCCGGCTGGGGGCCGCCGGCGGCAAGATCAGCCTCACCGTGAGCGGCCCCGACTCCCAGGGCGCGCTGGCCACCGGCCGGCTGCACCTCGGTGCCCAGGCCGACGTGTCTGTTCGCGGCACTTTCGTCGCCACGCCCAACGAGCGCGGCCTCGTTCAAGGCACCTTGCACGATGGCGGCACGATCACCCTCGAGGCACGCCGCGCCGGCGTGCAGGTCGACGCGGGCGCGCGGCTCGACGTGGGGGGCGTCAGCCAGGTGGTCGACTTGGCGCAGCCAGGCCGCACGCCCACGTTCGTCAAGCAGACGATCGAGGGCCATGCCGGCACGCTGGTGGTCAAGTCGCAAGGCGCCACGGTGCTCGACGGCACGCTGCTCGGCCACGGCGGCTCGAATGCCGCCGCCGGCGGCAGCTTCGCGCTCGAACTGACGCGGCCCGACCGGCAGGCCGAGATGCCTGCCGAGCGGCGCATCGTCGTCACGCCCGGCAATGGCCCGGTGCAGCCGGCCGACGTCGACACTGCGGATGCCCGCGTGGACGTGCGCGCGCTCACCGCCGGCGGCTTCGACAAGCTGCGCCTGCAGTCCGAAAACCGCATCGAGTTCCAGCAGTCGGTCAACGTGGACTTCAAGCGCGGCGTGCGCCTCGATGCACCGCAGGTCGAGCTGGCCGATGGCGCACGGGTGATTGTCACAGGGTCGACGGTGTCGCTCGGCCAGTCGATGGGCCCGCGCGTGGCAGAGGAGCTCGACGGCGTCGACGAATACAACCTCAAGCCGCTCGGCGTATCGCCCGCCGTCACCACCCGCAGCGGGACCGGCGAGCTGATGGTGCGCGGCGGCATGGTGAACGTCTACGGCGACCTCACCGTCAACGGCGCTCAGCGCACGCGCATCGAGAGCGACGGCGACGTGCAACTGGTGGGCCGCTCGGTGAGCTTCGAGAGCGGCACCGCCGGTGGCCAGGCCGTCACCCGCCAGGTCGGCAGCCTCACGACCGCCGGCAACGTGGAGATCCAGGCCTCGCAGATCTACCCCGCGACGCGCACAGAATTCGGCATCGCGGTGAAAGACACCGCCACCGGCACACCGGTGGCAGATGGCCGCATCACCATCAGCGGCAACGGCCGCACCGCCGGCGACGTGTACTCGGCCGGCGGCCAACTCACGCTGCAGGCGCAAGACATCCACCAGGGCGGCACCGTGAAGGCGCCACTCGGACAGATCGCGATGAACGCTGGCCGGTCGCTGACGCTCTCCACCGGCAGCACGACCTCGGTCTCCGGCAACGGCCTCACGGTGCTCTATGGCGGCACTGACTCCGGCACCCAGTGGCGCTACGACGACGGCAGCGGCAACCAGACCCTCACTTCCGTCACCGACCAGGGCAAGACCATGACCCTCAACGCCCCCATGCTCGACGTGCAGGCCGGGGCGACGGTGAACCTGAGCGGCGGCGGCGACGTGCGCGCGGTCGAGTTCGTGAAGGGCAACGGCGGCGACAACGACATCACCACGGCCGCCAACACCTACGCCATCATCCCCGCCTCGCAGCTGCAGGCCATGCCCTACGACCGCCACACGCTTGCGGTGAGCGACCCGGGTCTAGGTTTCAGCCTGGCCAACGGCCGCGACGGCGTGCGCTTCGACAGCATCGTGATCGAGCGAGGCGCCGGCATCCCGGCCGGCGAGTATGTGCTGCTGTCCGCGCGCTATGCACTGTTGCCAAACGCCTACCTGGTCGAGTTGCAGACCGGCAGTGCCTACCGCAACCTGCAGTCCCAGCAGGACCTGCGCATGCTCAACGGTGACAAGGTCATCACCGCCCGCCGCAGTGCCAGCGGCAGCGACCTGCAGGAATCGCAGACCATCGGCGTGGTCATCCGTCCCGGGCTCGCGGCCGCACAGCGTGCGTCCGACTACAACCTCACCGGCGCCGGCTTTTTCGCTGATGCGGCCGAGCGTGAGCGCATGGCAGCGCCACCGTCACCGTGGGACGCAGGCCGACTGCTGATCGACAACGCAAGCGACGTGCGCCTGCGCGGCAGCTTCAACACCGCCGCCGGGAACTCGCCGGCCAACACCGCGGGTCGTGTCGCCGACATCGACATCAGCGCCAACCGCATCGCGGTGGTCGACCAGGTCAGCTCGGCGACCGAGTGGCAAGGCTACCTGCAGCTCGAAGGCCAGCAGCTCTCGGGCCTCAACGGCAACGTGCTGCTCGGCGGCAAGCGCACCCACACCGATGCCGGCCAGAAGATCACCGCCAGCGCGGTCGACAGCCAGGTGGTGGTCGCCAACAGCCGCGACGGCGCAGTGAATCTGCGCGAGATCACGCTCGTGGCCGGCGACAGCATCGACGTGCGCGTCGGCAGCGTGCTCAACGCCGCCGGCACACCGGCCCAGTCGCCCGGCGTCATCACGGCCGATGCGTCCGGCGCGCTGCTGCGCCTGAGCTCCGGTGAGCAGGCCCGGCTGGACCGGGGCGAGGCCAGTGCCGCCCGCGGCAGCGTGCGCATCGCCGAAGGCGCGACGCTCACGTCGAGCAAGTCGATGCTGATCGACGCAACCCAGTCCACCGAGTCGAGCGGCACACTGCGCGTTGGCGGCGACAACGGTGCGGGCGGCGCGCTGAGCCTCTCGTCGGGGCAGGTGACGCTCGGCGATGTGGCGCCCGGCGCCGTGACGAGCGGCCTTGTGCTGAGCACCGGCCAACTCGCGAACTACCGAGCGCTCGATGAGCTGGTGCTGCGTGGCTACGGCGCGATCGACCTCGTGGGCGCCACCACGCTCGGCTCGAGCGACCTCAAGAGCCTGACGCTCGACACACCATTGCTTCGCGGCCGTGTGGGCGCGCAGGGGGAAGCTGCGCAGGCCACGCTGAGCGCCAGGACGCTGACCCTGGCCAACAACAGCGAGGCCGTTGCCCCGGCGCAGACCGGGGCCGGCACGCTGAATGCGACAGCCGATCGCCTCGTGCTGGCGGACGGCGCGAAGGGGCTGGGCGGCTTCGGCGACGTGGCCCTCACCGCGCGCGACACGATCGCCCTTGAAGGCAGGGGAGGCCTGGACTCGGCGGCTCGGACCACATTGCAGGCGCCGCGTGTGCTGGTGGCCGGCGGCGCACAGCAGCGCGTGAGCGCTGTGGACGCGAGGCTCGCGCTGTCGGCCGGCAGCGGCACGGCCGCCGTGCCCACGAACGAAACCGAACTCGGCGGCCGGCTGGCGCTGGAAGGACGGCACGTCGATGTGGCGACGACGGTGCAGGCACGCTCCGGCCAGATCGACGTCTGGGCTGCCGGCGGCACCATCACGCTCGCCCAGGGCGCGCTGCTCGACGCGCGCGGCCAGGCCAAGGACTTCAACGGGACCATCGTCACCGCAGATGGCGGCGGCGTGTCGCTGAACGCGGCGCAGGTTGACCTGCAGGCGGGCGCGCGCCTGGACGTCTCGGCCGCTGCTCAGGGTGGCGGCGCCGGGCGCTTGGCGATCAAGACCGACACGGTGAACCTGACAGGCGATCTGGCCGGACGAGCAGCCGCCGGCGCCCGCTCGGGCAGCGTGAGTCTCGACCTCGGCGCACTCGGTGCCACCACGTTCTCCGCGGTGAACGACCGCCTCAACGCCGGTGGGTTCGCCGAGGAGCGGCAACTCCGCCTGCGCACCGGCGATCTCGACGTGGCCGCCGGGGACCACGTGGCCGCGCGCCGCGTGACGCTCTCTGCAGACACCGGCCGCATCGACGTGAGCGGCACGGTGGGCACTGGTGCCGCACAGGGCGGTGCACAGATCAACCTCTTCGCCCATGGCGGCATCTCCCTCGGCGCCGGCAGCCAACTGCGCGCCGGCGCCAGCGAAGCCGGGGCTCGCGGCGGCGAGGTGCGCGTGGCCACCAGCGGTGGGGCACTGGTCTTCGATCGCGACGCGGTGATCGATGTTAGCGCCGGCCAGTCCGGGTCTGCGGGCTCGGTGAACTTCGGCGTGAGCCGGGACGACCAGAACCTGGTGGGCAGTGCCACGCTGCAGGGGACGGTGCGGCGCAGAGGCGGCAGCACTGCAGCCTCCGTCGACCTGGAGGCCACGCGCGTCTACAACGTCGCGGGCGACGTGACAAGCAGCGACATCGATCGCTTTGCGCAAGACCATCAGAACTTCATCACCGGCACCACGCAGGCGCCGGTGGCCGGCCTGCGCGACGAGAGCGGCGCGGTGAGCGATGCCCGCGTGCTCGGCGCCACCGAGTTACGCAGTGCCCGCAGCGATACGAGCAGCGGCGACATCACCCTCGGCAGCAACTGGAACCTGCGCGACGAGCGCTGGCTGGCCGACGGTCGGCCAGGCACGCTGACCGTGCGCGCCGAAGGCAACCTGACCGTGAGTGCGTCGGTGGGCTCGGTTGACGACAACATCATCGCGGGCGACACCTGGAGCCTGCGGCTGGCTGGCGGCGCCGACCTTTCCGCGGCCAACCCGCTGGCCGTGAGGCCGCTGAACGCCTTGCCCGCCGACAACGGCTCGCTGCTGCTGAGCGGTGCCAATGCCAAGCTGCGCACCGGCACCGGCCGCATCGCCCTGGCCGCGGGGCGCGACATCCGCATCGACAACGTCGACGCGACCATCTACACGGCGGGGCGTACCGGTGTGGACGACGCCACCTCCCGATGGTCCGTCGATGGAGGCTCCATCACCCTCCTGGCGGGCGGCAGCATCACCGGTGCGTCCCAGCAAGGCAGCCTCTGGGTGAACGACTGGCTGCGCAAGCGCCGCATGACCCAGCTCGCGTTCCAGGGGCGCGAAGCGACGGACACCCTTCCCGGCGTCGAGCCTGCGCCGAATACCGACTGGTGGACCTATCGCGCTCGCTTCCGACAGGCTGTGGGCACCCTGGGCGGCGGCGATGTGAGCATCACGGCCGGCGGGGACATGCGCCACCTCGACGTGATGCTGCCCACCAGCGGCCGCTCGAGCCTCGAGGGCGGCTCGCTGAGCGTGGACGTGCAAGGCGGCGGCCATCTCGATGTGAAGGTCGCAGGCGACATCGTGAGCGGTGCATTCCTCATCGGCCGTGGCACGGGCCGGCTGGAGGCGGGCGGAGACATCCGGCCCCATCACGTCACCAGCGATGAAGGGGCGACCGTGGACAGAAACCCCATTCAGCTCAACCTGATGGGCGTCAGCAGCGGCGCAGTGCCGGAACTCGCTTCCATCGACCTGGTGGCCGGCGGATCGATCTCGCTGCAGGGGGTGTTCAACCCGACGTCGCAGGCGATGACCGGCCGGGTGACGGGCGAGGCGCCGGCATCCGACCCGAGTTTCGCCAACGCGGGCAATTTCCATTCGTTCTTCACCTACTCGGCCAACAGCTTTGCGGGGCTGACTTCTAAAGGCGGTGACATCGGCTATGCCTACGGGGCAACCGGCGCGACCTGGCGCAAGGCGGGGCAGGCCAGTCCGTTCACCGATGCCACCGTTGGGGCGTACCCGGCGAGCCTGTCGTTCACCGCCTTCGATGGCGACATCAACGGCCCGGACCAGACCGCCGCGTTGACCACGTATCCCTCGCGGTCTGCACGGGTTGCACTCCTCGCCGGAGGAACCTTGAGGAACGTGTCCCTCTATGGGTCGGATCTCGATCCGGCGCTGTTGCCGACCGCGACCACCGGCTACGCCAGGCAACGCGCGACTGCGATCTCGAGCGGCGAGCTTCGTGCACCGGGTACCGGTAGCCGGATCGTCAGCCGTGACCCGGTGGGGCCGTATGTCTTCGAACTGCAGGCGCTGGAAGGCGATGTCCTGGCGAACGCCGAAGACACGATCACGCTGACCGCCGCCGGTCGTGTGATCGCGGGCCGCGACCTCGTGTCCGCCGGCTTCAACTTGCAGAACCTGAACGACAGTGACGTCAGCGTGGTGCGCGCAGTCGGTGGCGATATCCGTGCCGTGACCGGCCTGCAGATTGGCGGTCCTGGCCGCCTGGTGCTACAGGCGGGGCGCAACATCGACCTGGGCCCGGCGGTGGTACCGGGCGGTGGGACGAATGACGGCCTGGGGGGTGTCGTGGCGACGGGCAACACGTTCAATCCGAACCTGGCCGCCGCGGGCAGTGCCCGCGTGACCCTCGTCGCGGGTGTCAGTGGCAACGTCGACCTGGCCAAGATGGACCAGGCCTATGCCGAGATCAAGGCACTGAACAAGGCCTCGAGCGACATCATGGACCTGTACCAGCAACTGCTGACGGAGCCCGATGTGCGCAAGATCCTTGACGCCACCAGCGTGTCGCAGCTTGCCAGGCAGGACGCTGTGTATGCCCGGTTTGCGGAGCTCGACGGTCTTGCGCCGCGCGCGTTTGCCGCCTACCAGCAGGCGCTTCGTGCGGGCTCGCTGCCGCTCAGCAGTGCTGACGGCGCCTCGGTCGCGCGGCTCTATGGTCTGCTGAACCAGGAGGGCGATCTGTCCCGGTTGCGTGAAGCGGGTTCCGTCGCGGCGCTGGCCGAACGGCCAGGTGGCCAGGCCTATCGCGAGTTCGTCGGCCTGGAGCAGCGCTTCGGGGTCGTCTTCACCGACTACCTGCGTCGCCGAGGAGAGGGTGCCTTGCCGACGAGTGTGACCCCGATGGTGTTTTCACACGCACTTGCGCACGTGGTGTCCGACGTGGTGCCGGCGTCTCCTGCTGGAGCGACCGGCAGCATCTACGGATACCAGACCTCCATCCAGACCTATGCGGGCAGCGGCATCGACCTGTGGGCGCCCAATGGAGGGGCGGTGGTCGGCTTGCAGACCCCGTCCGAGGGTCGCGCCATCGGCGTGCTGACCAACGCGGGCGGCGCCATCCAGAGCGTGGTGGCCGGCGACTTCAACATCAACCAGGGCAAGGTCATCACCGCGCAAGGCGGCGACATCCTGCTCTTCTCGTCGCAAGGCAGCATCGATGCAGGTCGGGGCGCGAGGACTTCGGTGACCACGCCGCCCCCGCGTCGTGAAGTGATCAACGATTCGGCGGGCAACCCGATTGGCGTCAAGCTGGTCGTCTCCAACGCCGCCGCCGGCAGCGGCATCCAGACGCTCACCTCCGACCCCGATGGCCTCGGGCCGCTCCCTTCCCCCAAGGCGGGCGACGTGTACCTCTTCGCCCCCGCCGGCACGATCGACGCGGGCGAGGCGGGCATCCGCTCCAGCGGCAACATCACGGTGGTGGCACCGCGGGTCGACAATGGCGACAACATCTCCGCCAAGGGAGACAGGCAGGGCGTACCGCAGGCCGCGACCGGCAGCCAGGCCGCCTCGATTGCGAGCGCCGGCGGCACCGGAGACGGCGGCGCCAAGGCCGTGCAGGAAGCCGCGAAGAACGCCGCCGAGGCCGCGCGTGCCGCGACCGGTGCCGGCGTTCCCAAGCCCAGCATCCTGACCGTCGAAGTGCTGGGCTTCGGCGACAAGAACTGCAAGGAGACGGAGCGCGACTGCTTCGCGAAGTGA